CGTGGCCTGCCCGACAAAGGGATACCACACCGACCAGGCCTCCAGACGGCCGCTGGCGAAGGCGTTTTGTGCATCAACCGGGCTGACGTAGGCGATGTTCACATCCCTGGAGGTCAACCCGGCCTGGCGCAGCGCCGCCAATAACAGGTAATGCCCGCTGGTGCCTTTGGCGACCGCGACGCGCTTGCCTTTCAAGTCGGCAACCTGCTGGATAGTCGACCCTTCGGGCAGCAACAGCGCATTGTTGTTCTGCGCGCCACTCGCCACACCAATGATGCGCACATCGAACCCGCCCGCCTGGGCAAAGATCGGCGGCGCATTGCCCACCACACCGACGTCGATGGCGCCGGCACTGAGGGCTTCAAGCAACGTGGTACCGGCGTTGAACGGGTGCCACACCAGGGCGTCCGGCAAGTCCTTGTCCTCTCCCGCCGCGTGCAGCATGGCTTGGATCAACCCGCTTTGATCGCCCACGTGCAACGCCGCCGACACCGGTTGCACGATCAACAGCGTGGCCAGGCACGCCATCCCAAGCAGGCGGCGCAGCAAGGGGTGCTTGGCAGCGTGTGGTTTTAGCGTCATTGTCGTGCCCTCATTTTTGCGTTGAACCCAGTATGTCGAGGCTTGCCGTGCCGCTCCATGCCAAACACCCCTCCTTTACTGCCACATCGGACACCGCTACGCGCACGGTCGTCGTGCTGGCTTTCGACGACTTGCTGCTGCTCAACGCCGCTGGACCGCTGGAGGTGTTTGCGGCGATCCCACGTTTGCTGGGGGCGACTTCGCCACACAGCCGCCGTATCGCTTGCTGCTGGCTTCGCCGCTGGGCGGGCAGATCACGTCGGTGTCAGGGATCAGCGCCACCACGCTGTCATTGCAACAGATCGACCAACAGGCACCAGTGATTGACACGCTGATCGTCGCAGGTGGCCCGGGCATGGCCGCATTGGAGGCCAACGAGCAGGCCTGCGCCTGGCTAAGCCAGCGCGCTACGCACATCCGCCGCCTGTGCTCGATCGGCACCGGTGCCTTTGCACTCGCCGCTGCCGGCCTGCTGGATGGACGCAAGGTGGTGACCCATTGGAAGTTCGCTGAGGAGTTGCAGGCGCGTTACCCCAAGGTCATCTGCCAGACCGACGCGCTGTACCTGCACGACCACAACCTATGGACCTGCGGTGGAGCCACCGCCGGTATCGACCTGGCATTGGGGTTGGTGGAGCATGATCTCGGGCCCCACGTGGCACTGTCCCTGGCGCGTTATTTCACGGTGTTCCTGTGGCGCTCGGCGGAACAACCGCAATTGAGTGCCCCGTTGAAAGCCCAATCCACCGCCTTGCGCACCGACCCCGATGTGCGCCTGGCGCGCTTGCATGCCTGGATAGCGGGGAATCTGAATGGCGATCTACGCGTGGAGCGTCTGGCCGAGCAATTCGGCATGAGCCCGCGTCATTTTGCACGGGCCTATGTGGCCGCCACTGGCGAAACACCGGCTCAAGCGGTGGAGAGTTTACGCTTGGAGGCCGCCTGCCGTGTGCTGGCGACCACCAGTGAGCCGATCGAAGCGGATTGCCGAAACCGTTGGCTTCGGCCGTGAAGAACGCATGCGACGTGCCTTTCAAAAACAACTGGGTACCAGCCCGCTCGGTTACCGCCAACAAATGAAGGCGGCGCCCGCCAGCCTGCCCCCGTTCCCGATGGGCATCACCCTGCAAGGGTTGGCGCACTAAGTTCAACTAAGCCCCCAACTTAAAAAAGACAACAACGAAAAAATCCGCCGCAGAATCTGCGGCGGCAACCAAAGGGTAGTGTCGAAGCAGAGCGGCTAAGACAGTTCCAACGCTACACCCAGCGCTGTTTAAACAACGTGAAGTTTAATTAATCGAGTTTCATCCTGCGCTTGGCTGCGGGCCTTTGAAACTGGGCATAGAATCGGCTTCGGCAACCACGCCAAACACAATAAAAAACTGTAACGCCTCACTTACAAACACCTGCCAATAGAACTTTTTTCGCTGTCAACAAGTGCGGTGTTTCTGTGCACGCGTTCATTATCCTGGGGAAGTTAATAACATGATCAAACAGTCGAGCCTGTTAGCGCTGGCGGTGTGCGCCGGTATCAGCCAAATGGCATTTGCCGAGTCCGTGACGGACCAGGCGGACTCCAAGGGGTTTGTCGAAGGCAGTAGCATCACCGGGCTGTTGCGCAACTATTACTTCGACCGTGACCGCCAAAGCGGCAAGGCCGACAACCGCGACTGGACCCAGGGCGCCATGCTCAACTACGCCTCGGGCTTTACGCAGGGCACCATCGGTTTCGGTGTGGATGCCTACGCTTACGGCGGCGTGAAGCTGGACGCCACCCATGCGGACGCCGGCACCGGCGATTTGCCCACCGACCGCCATGGCGACCCCGAAAACGCCTATGGCTCAGTGGGCGCGGCGGTGAAGATCAAGGTGTCCAAGACCGAATTGAAATTCGGTGACATGCAGCCCACCGCACCGGTATTCGCCACCGGCGGTACGCGCCTGTTGCCGCAAACGGCCACCGGTTTCGACCTGACCAGCAGCGAAATCGCCGGCCTGGACCTGGAAGCCGGGCACTTCACCAGCACCAACAGCGGCATGACCAGCAACCACGACCACGATATCTATGCGACCTACGCCAATATCGCGGCCAACAGCGCCAGTTTTGTCGGCGGCAAATACACCTTTACGCCGTCGCTGAGCGCGACCGTGTATGCGGGCGAACTGGAAGACATCTGGCGCCAGTACTACACCAACCTCAACTACGTGATTCCGTTGGGGCATGACCAGTCCCTGGCCCTGGACGGCAACCTGTACCGCACCCTCGACACCGGCAGCGCCAAGGCCGGGGCGATCAACAACACCACGTATTCGTTGGCGGCGGCGTATTCGTTCCTGCAGGCCCACACGCTGACGCTGTCGTTCCAGAAGGTGCATGGCGACACGCCGTTTGACTACATCGGTACCGGCAACAATGGCGCAGGCGAAGGCGGCGACTCGGTGTTCCTGGCCAACTCGGTGCAATGGGGCGACTTCAACGGCCCGGGCGAGCAGTCGTGGGGGATTCGTTATGACTTGAACATGGCCAGCTATGGCGTGCCGGGATTGAGCTTCATGAGCCGTTACATCAACGGCTCGGATATCAATGGTACTCACACTCCCGCCAACAGCGCCTATGTGGGCGACTACGGTGCCGACGGCGCGCACCACGAGACGGATGTGGAAGCCAAGTACGTGATCCAGAGCGGCCCGGCAAAAAACCTGTCGTTGCGGGTGCGCGATGCCATCGTGTCGTCGAATGCCGACCAGGGCGACGGCAAGTTGAACGAGTTGCGTCTGATCGTCGACTACCCGTTTACCCTGCTCTGATCACTGCGCCATAGTGCCCAACCGCTGGCGCATCCCCGCGCTGGCGGCTGGGCCGGCCTGGATCACGCAGTCTTCCAGCGGCACACACTGGCCTTGGGCATTCGCCATCGCCGGTTGCACCGGCAGCCCGGTAGCGCGCTCGACCACCTCGACACTGGTGCCTTCT
The Pseudomonas poae DNA segment above includes these coding regions:
- a CDS encoding ABC transporter substrate-binding protein, with the protein product MTLKPHAAKHPLLRRLLGMACLATLLIVQPVSAALHVGDQSGLIQAMLHAAGEDKDLPDALVWHPFNAGTTLLEALSAGAIDVGVVGNAPPIFAQAGGFDVRIIGVASGAQNNNALLLPEGSTIQQVADLKGKRVAVAKGTSGHYLLLAALRQAGLTSRDVNIAYVSPVDAQNAFASGRLEAWSVWYPFVGQATSRGARILVDGGPWPETGQNFTVASLKALADPERAAQAGDLLARLARAQAWATAHPDAWAEVFAQTTRLPVALVRDMLAHQNLNYVPIDPAVIALQQRLADTFATEHVIPRPLEVGQIFDPRFNAVLPSPN
- a CDS encoding OprD family porin → MIKQSSLLALAVCAGISQMAFAESVTDQADSKGFVEGSSITGLLRNYYFDRDRQSGKADNRDWTQGAMLNYASGFTQGTIGFGVDAYAYGGVKLDATHADAGTGDLPTDRHGDPENAYGSVGAAVKIKVSKTELKFGDMQPTAPVFATGGTRLLPQTATGFDLTSSEIAGLDLEAGHFTSTNSGMTSNHDHDIYATYANIAANSASFVGGKYTFTPSLSATVYAGELEDIWRQYYTNLNYVIPLGHDQSLALDGNLYRTLDTGSAKAGAINNTTYSLAAAYSFLQAHTLTLSFQKVHGDTPFDYIGTGNNGAGEGGDSVFLANSVQWGDFNGPGEQSWGIRYDLNMASYGVPGLSFMSRYINGSDINGTHTPANSAYVGDYGADGAHHETDVEAKYVIQSGPAKNLSLRVRDAIVSSNADQGDGKLNELRLIVDYPFTLL